DNA from Cyprinus carpio isolate SPL01 chromosome B3, ASM1834038v1, whole genome shotgun sequence:
ATCTGGGTTATTGCCACCATATTGCCTTAAATTGGTAAGCCAGCATTTTCCCTGTGATTATAGGATCACGGCATTGTGGGAGGATGGTGAGAAGATGTTTCATGCGCACTGGTTTTGCCGTGGTACTGATACGGTTCTTGGCGAGTCATCAGACCCTCTTGAGCTCTTCCTTGTTGATGAGTGTGAAGATATGCAGCTGAGTTTCGTCCATGGCAAGGTCAACGTCCTCTATAAGGCTCCATCTGAAAACTGGTTCATGGAGGTACAGATGCTGAAGTCTGATCTACGTTTGTGTCAGTATCACACTGGGCAGGAGGTATTAATAATTGTATGCTTTCAGGGTGGAATGGATGACGATATTAAAGTGATCGAAGATGATGGCAAAAGCTTCTTCTATCAGCTCTTGTATGATGGTGATTGTGCTCGCTTTGAGTCTCCTCCTAAGGTCACACCCTCAGAGGACAGCAAGTATAAGTGAGCGCCCCTTTTAGACCTCATCTTTCTTACAGATCTGTTTTTCTGTGCATGAATTTTAACACGTTTAATGGCAGGTTCTGTGCCAGCTGCGTAAGGAATAAGGAACGAGGTGTTCAGGAAGTGCCTAGTGTCTATGAACCCCTGGAGGATGAGGAGAGTGACTCTAAAGTCTTCTATGGTTTGGCAACCCTGAAGGGTGAGCAGTACAGAGTAGGGGACAGTGTCTATCTCCCCCCAGAGGCCTTTAATTTTGGGTAAgctatgttttatataattttttttttttttaaggctagaAGGGAGACCGCTGCATCTACTGGCTGTGCACACattaatattgcataatttgtcacactgtacaacaattatattatagttaataaaacaatctaataggtagaaaattaaattatttaatttccaatcagagctgtatcccttctagccacaatcATGTTCTGAGGTTGAGAGTTTTTATTAAAGgtatgttttgtctttttaggGCGAAGGCTGTAAGCCCAGTGAAGCGTTCTCACAGGAAGGATTGTGTTGATGAAGATCTGCACCCAGAATACTATAGAAAGTCCTCAGATTACATCAAGGGCTCAAACCTTGATGCACCACAGCCCTTCCGTGTTGGGCGCATCAAAGAAATCTTCTGCAACAGACGCTGTGATGGGAAGCCAGACAGAATGGAGATCAAACTGCGTCTCTATAAATTTTACAGGTGACACATTTTCTTCCTCTAAAGCAGATCACTTGGCTAACATCAGTTTCCTGAAGTGCAACCTTTAGCTTCAAGTTTCTACTAAGGCGGTATATAAACCTTACCTGAGTTCTTTTCATGACCATTGCTTTCAGACCTGAAAACACTCATAAAGGACCAAAGGGTGCCTACCATTCTGACATAAACCAGCTCTACTGGAGTGATGAAGAGGCGACCGTAAACATGGCAGAAGTGCTGGGCCGCTGTCAAGTGGAGTATGCAGAGGACCTGGTGGAAAGCGTGCAGGACTATTCGAGCAAAGGACCTGATCGCTTCTATTTCCTAGAGGTGAGGATGAGGGATGGGTGTTACAGAGCAAAAAGATGGTGCCATTGATCCAATGAGCAATGGTGCACCTATCTTTCTTCCCTGCTGACAtggaaaacttttttcttttttgtgtgtgttttctttaggCATACAATGCCAAGACGAGGAGCTTTGAGGATCCTCCCAATCATGCCCGATCAGCAGTGCATAAGGGCAAAGGGAAAGGAAAGGGGAAAGGTAACCATTTGATTTATGGAAACTTAatcctattttttttctgttttgtttctttggcTTGAAATTGCCCATgaatgtaatattgtttaaaaatcatGACTGCCTGTGtgggaccaaaaaaaataaaaaatgctaaaatgttttatttattttatttatttatttgtcctacAGGTAAAGGGAAGGGTAAAGCAGCCTCACAGGAATCGCAGGATCAGGAGCCGCAAGAGACGACAGTCCCCAAACTGCGCACACTGGATGTGTTCTCTGGCTGTGGTGGACTGTCTGAGGGTTTCCATCAAGCAGGTTGGGCTTCTATTCTTTGTTTCTGGAAATGTATGGTTGCAGGGGGTTTCAGTTAAAGTTTCCTTCTAAAATAATGCGGTGGTTCAAGTCTGTTTTTAGAAACTaaggaaaatacaaaaatggtccagtgtttttaaaatgctctGATCATGAGTAGAGAAAAGAATTGAGTAATGTCAAAGTTTTAGATTGCATTTCATTGCCCTCTACAAATTTTTCCAATTGTGGTATTATTGAAGTGCTCTTAACATGCTGATAAATAGTGCTTTATGTAGGGGGAGGGTCTCGTCACAAACCTggtttatttgaatatttggaTAGGATATGATAGGAAAAGCTTTACCACACACTGAGCGGAAAAGGCTTTAATTTAGAAACTGTCAGGTGGGGTCCAGAACCAGACCGCAGTCCACTCTTGAGCACccctgttgtgttgtgttgagtTTTACTGTCCTTTTTCCGAACAACAGGTATCTCGGAGACAAACTGGGCCATAGAGATGTGGGATCCTGCTGCTCAGGCATTCAGGTTAAACAACCCAGGCACCACAGTCTTCACAGAGGACTGTAACGTCCTGTTGAAGCTGGTGATGTCCGGAGAGAAGACCAACTCGCTTGGACAGAAGCTGCCACAGAAGGGGGACGTGGAGATGCTCTGCGGTGGGCCGCCCTGCCAAGGCTTCAGTGGAATGAACCGCTTTAACTCGCGCACATACTCCAAGTTCAAGAACTCGTTGGTTGTCTCGTATCTGAGGTTAGCAGAATGAGTCTTGCTGTGAAAATAAGGTTGTTCTGCCTATTTGGTAATATGCTGCTGGATGCGTTTACCATTGTACCATTTCCTTTCAGTTACTGTGACTACTACAGACCCAAGTTCTTCCTGCTGGAGAACGTGAGGAACTTTGTGTCATTCAAGCGCTCCATGGTCCTGAAGCTCACTCTGCGCTGTCTTGTTCGCATGGGCTACCAGTGCACCTTTGGTGTGCTACAGGCAAGTTAGACTTGAGTAATAATGAAGTGGTTGTGTgatctaaaccttttttttttcatctctctctaAGCAAAAGACTGAGTGCAATACCCCCCCCCtctttttaatcactttaatttatctctgttttaatgtctttttttttttttttttttttttttcaggcagggCAGTATGGGGTGGCCCAGACCAGACGTAGGGCGATTATCCTGGCTGCAGCGCCGGGTGAAAAGCTGCCCCGCTTCCCTGAACCCCTGCACGTGTTCGCCCCACGTGCTTGTTCTCTTAGTGTGGTGGTTGATGAGAAGAGATATGTCAGCAATGTCACTCGGTAAGCATTTGGTGTTGCCCCAATTGTGTTGTCACCTTGAACAAATTCTGGTTTCTATTCTGATCTTATCgcaccatttatttttatttttttctccagtggAAATGGAGGCATTTATCGCACCATCACAGTGCGGGACACAATGTCGGACCTCCCAGAGATCCGTAACGGAGCCGCAGCTCTGGAAATCTCCTATAACGGCGAGCCACAGTCCTGGTTCCAGAGGCACATTCGTGGCTCTCAGTACCAGCCCATCCTCAGGGACCACATCTGTAAGGTCAGTGTTTTGATGTTTGGAAAAGAGTTGCGTGACTCTTCAGTGGCTTTAATAAACCCAGTGTTATTTTTGCATTCGACTTGCAGGGTGTACTTGTATCAAAGCTACAGTTGTTTTTCTGTAAGAAGCTTCCTGTGAAATCTACAGGAAGTTGGTCAGCAGGCTAAAACACTTATCCTCTAACCTTTAATGTGTCATTTAAAGAGTTAGATGAAGAGCATGTCTCAATCTTCAGAATATGTCACAAAGTCCTGTGAAGAGAAAAGACACTTCAACCTTAAACCACAAGTGTAGCAGTTTTAAATGGTTGGTTTTGTGTTGTAGGACATGAGCGCCCTGGTGGCGGCCCGCATGCGCCACATTCCTCTGGCTCCTGGCTCTGACTGGAGGGATCTGCCCAATATTGAGGTGCGGTTGCGGGATGGCACCACCACAAAAAAGCTTCGCTACACCCACTCCGACAAAAAGAATGGCCGCAGTGGCACCGGTGCCCTGAGAGGAGTGTGTTCCTGTGCTGAGGGTTGGTTCTTCCCAATAATTCAAtacaagaagttttttttttttttttttttttttttttttttttttttttttttttttttttaaatagagatcCTGACTTACCAGCTGTTGTCTCATTGCACTAGGAAAACCGTGTGACCCTGCAGACAGGCAGTTCAACACGCTGATTCCCTGGTGTCTGCCTCACACGGGTAATCGCCACAATCACTGGGCTGGTCTGTACGGCCGTCTGGAATGGGACGGGTTCTTCAGCACCACAGTTACCAATCCTGAGCCTATGGGCAAGCAGGTATTGCCAACATGCCATATGCTAACCAGTCACAATATGAATTGTAACAACACTAATTGGTCAAAAGCTGTACCCTGTTGTGATTTTATACTGGTAACTGTTTACCAGGGACGTGTCCTCCACCCTGAGCAGCACCGTGTGGTGAGTGTCAGGGAATGTGCACGCTCCCAGGGATTCCCAGACACCTACCGCTTTTTTGGTAACGTCTTGGACAAACACCGACAGGTATGATGCCTGTACTAAAATgggttgtttattattttttggggaGTGGAAAGTATCACCAAGCCATGACCTTGTGTTTCTCAGGTTGGTAATGCTGTGCCTCCACCCCTCTCCAAAGCCATCGGCCTGGAAATCAAGAAGTGTGTGCAAGGGAAGATGGAGAATGCTacaggtgacttttttttttttttattattatttttatttattaataaagtacTGTTTGATCTCACTATTAGAATGAAGTTTAATCTCTTGTTCAACTTTCTCAGAACCTGTGAAGCAGGAGAAGATGGAGGCTTGCAACTAAAGCCATCTCGCCATTAAACCGCCGCACATTTACATTGTGTTTGGGAGCGTCTTGACGCATCGGCCCATTAAACTCATTCCATTTATCCATAAGCTGGTCCGGAGCTGACCACTTCAGTGGCATTTCAATGGACAGTCTGTGCAGTGCCattatgtgatgttttatcaatttctaaatgtgattttaaccatGTATTTGCAATTATCCACTCTGAGACAGGGGTATTAAattctatgtagtttttatatgttgtaatatttcaaataaagctCTTATTcaatggttttaaatgtttttttttttttacatttcttggcTCTCAATTACTGCATTGTGAGCTCGTTCCTTACGGTGTAATGCAAAGGAAGTTACACATGCAATAGCACCCTAACAGACAAGTGGGTGAAAGGAgaatgtgtgggttttttttttttttttttttttttttttttttttttttttttttgaagcacatGGATTCTTCGGTTAAATATATTGAgcctgtaaaaaatatatatatataaatgtatatttatattgttagtcGGTGTGTCCTTGTAAGATACTCCCTTGTGGATCTTGTTTGAGGCTCAGTTTGTAGTTATAAGTAAAGTCTCAAGGGAGGCAAAGCTCTTATTTTATTGGTAACAATACAAAGcagttaatgcaaaaataaaaccaaatccGCTTGGCTACGAGCTCTATAATCAAACTCTAAACCTCAATACTGGAGATCGTTAGGGTATCAGGTGTCCTTCACGCTTAATGCAGACTGCATCTGAAGAGTAGCTTACTCAGACCTTTTATGCAAGTTTCCATACTACAATTACTCAATGTCTTTGACTCATGGCAGATGTCCTTCCTTTGTCCCTTAAGTTCTGTCTGTCTAGTAGTCATCTTCATGTGCCTCATGTCCCCTTGATGTTGCAACATGCTTGCTTCACCATTGTCAAACATATCTTATTTTCACAGCTGTTGCTTATTCATTCTAACAAAGCAAGTTTTGCAGTTGCATCTTTATCTCTAAGCATATATGGcattaacacaaaacaaataatataactTTGAAACAGGTAAATTGCAATATCATACATATCCAAatcataactatatatatatgtgtgtgtgtgtgtaaagtttaCTCTATAACATGCAGTGCCTTTACTTTTTATGCCATGTACATACCATAACATGCTTTGCACATTTTCAATGTTCAAATCACATTCTGTGTTACATGGCTGcttgttaaaaatgacaaaaaaaaaaataatgaacatgcCAATCATAAGCATTGTTTGAGCTTCTAATGTTTCCTACTTTAGGCATTAGTCATACCTTTTTGGGTGTGTGATAGGAACCATATTTTTGTCTAATACATTGAAAactgttatattaatttattgtcttgtcacatttaattatgaattacatgaatcacTAAAAGCTAGTctgtattttcaatttaaaacgGCACAATCTGTCAAAAACAGTCATAGTTTACCACACCGGATATTACCGTTGGTCCTTTCAAATTTCTATGAAACACTTGTCAAATAATACATGTTCAGCTACTTGTATATTGTCTTACACTCTTCACTGTTAAAACCGACTCTGCTGGAACGTTCTGGTTTGGTGAACAGAAAACATACCTTTTTATTTGATTGGCCATTGACAAGCACTATCATACTGCTTAGCAAGACCAtcctaaaaacattttagacctgTCATCCTAACAGCGAGCGATGTGTAGTGACCTGCAGCAAAGCAGCATCAATAATACCAAATACTAGGGGAACAGTTTGACCATATTGAGGGGATGCGTCTATGGTCGTGCCTTTTTAGTGATGTTTGTCTATCTTAAGACTGCCTCTATCCGCCTTATTTttaccattctttttttttagactggTGTTTGTTACCATTTCTTGCACGTTATTCCTCTAGTTATTTACCAACAGTGGCTAATGAATCAGAAGCCTTGCACACTGACAGAAAATAACTTCTATATAGCAAAATAAGGTTAACAGGATACCTCAGACCATTTCTAAGAACCTTAACCTTTAGTAAAGGTGCATTTTTTTAcctttaggtaaaaaaaaaaatgttagcctgaatgcactgtaagtcgctttggataaaagcatctgctgaatgcataaatgtaaatgtaaaagaatatTTGCAT
Protein-coding regions in this window:
- the LOC109081279 gene encoding DNA (cytosine-5)-methyltransferase 1-like gives rise to the protein MPTRTSLSLPEDVKERLQVLDEGGDSLSDEECVKEKLRLLQEFLLTDTQDQLKILEDKLKSSELSTEVYMSEVKAVLKKALGVVKEDEGVEQNRHLNGFSENGSHKDEGEQEGAMDTQEEGDAIKSPSAPKGRGGRRSKADSEPKKSPASTRVTRNSGKQPTILSMFSRVPKRKSDELNGEATNGEAEVKPEEDITEEIHEEKRLKTEDEKPDTENTTNGKIKPVSAAKTPPPKCPDCRQYLDDSDLKFFQGDPDDALDEPEMLTDERLSLFDANEDGFESYEDLPQHKITNFSVYDKRGHLCPFDSGLIEKNVELYFSCAVKPIYDDNPCMDGGVPAKKLGPINAWWITGFDGGEKALIGFTTAFADYILMDPSEEYSPIFALMQEKIYMSKIVVEFLQKNQDATYEDLLNKIETTVPPAGLNFNRFTEDTLLRHAQFVVEQMESYDEAGDSDEQPIIITPCMRDLIKLAGVTLGKRRAARRQAIRHPTKIEKDNKGPTKATTTKLVYLIFDTFFSDQIDQNNKDGGGVKRHRCGVCEVCQAPDCGKCSACKDMIKFGGSGRSKQACQKRRCPNLAVKEAEDDENMDEEEVLPVKETKKMSQAKKKKQTKNKISWVGEPIKTDGRKEYYMKVCVENEIVEVGDCVSVSPADPSHPLYLARITALWEDGEKMFHAHWFCRGTDTVLGESSDPLELFLVDECEDMQLSFVHGKVNVLYKAPSENWFMEGGMDDDIKVIEDDGKSFFYQLLYDGDCARFESPPKVTPSEDSKYKFCASCVRNKERGVQEVPSVYEPLEDEESDSKVFYGLATLKGEQYRVGDSVYLPPEAFNFGAKAVSPVKRSHRKDCVDEDLHPEYYRKSSDYIKGSNLDAPQPFRVGRIKEIFCNRRCDGKPDRMEIKLRLYKFYRPENTHKGPKGAYHSDINQLYWSDEEATVNMAEVLGRCQVEYAEDLVESVQDYSSKGPDRFYFLEAYNAKTRSFEDPPNHARSAVHKGKGKGKGKGKGKGKAASQESQDQEPQETTVPKLRTLDVFSGCGGLSEGFHQAGISETNWAIEMWDPAAQAFRLNNPGTTVFTEDCNVLLKLVMSGEKTNSLGQKLPQKGDVEMLCGGPPCQGFSGMNRFNSRTYSKFKNSLVVSYLSYCDYYRPKFFLLENVRNFVSFKRSMVLKLTLRCLVRMGYQCTFGVLQAGQYGVAQTRRRAIILAAAPGEKLPRFPEPLHVFAPRACSLSVVVDEKRYVSNVTRGNGGIYRTITVRDTMSDLPEIRNGAAALEISYNGEPQSWFQRHIRGSQYQPILRDHICKDMSALVAARMRHIPLAPGSDWRDLPNIEVRLRDGTTTKKLRYTHSDKKNGRSGTGALRGVCSCAEGKPCDPADRQFNTLIPWCLPHTGNRHNHWAGLYGRLEWDGFFSTTVTNPEPMGKQGRVLHPEQHRVVSVRECARSQGFPDTYRFFGNVLDKHRQVGNAVPPPLSKAIGLEIKKCVQGKMENATEPVKQEKMEACN